The Streptomyces cyaneogriseus subsp. noncyanogenus region GTCCGGGCGGACGCATCGGCGGCGGCCACAGGGGTGGGATCGCCCTTCCGGCCGCCGTCTTGCCCGCCGCCGCCCGGCCCGCCTCCTCCCTCCCCTCCCGAGCGCGGGAGCGGGCGCACGGGCGGATCGCACACACCTCGCGCGTCGAACGTATCGAACGCGCCACCGTCGGTGCGGAAGTGGCGCAATCGGATGTTGCCGCATTGTTTCCCGGCACGCAGCCTGTCAATTGGGAGCGCTCCCATTCGACTGTGTCCCCCCCACCCGAAGAAGGAGACCATGCTTTGTCATGATCACGTCAGTGGCGTGCGGCGCCCGCTGACGCTCGTTCTGAGCATGCTCACCGCGGCCCTGCTCTGTCTCATCCCGTGGAGCGGCACCGCCGTCGCCCACGGCTCGGTGGTCGACCCGGCCTCCCGCAACTACGGCTGCTGGCTGCGCTGGGGCAGTGACTTCCAGAACCCGGCCATGGCGCAGCAGGACCCGATGTGCTGGCAGGCGTGGCAGGACGACCCCAACGCCATGTGGAACTGGAACGGCCTGTACCGCAACGGCTCGGGCGGCAACTTCCAGGCCGTCGTCCCCAACGGCCAGCTCTGCAGCGGCGGCCGGACCGAAAGCGGTCGCTACGACTCCCTGGACGCCGTGGGTCCGTGGAAGACGACCGACGTCGGCAGCAACTTCACCGTCAAGCTGCACGACCAGGCCAGCCATGGCGCGGACTACATCCTCGTCTACGTCACCAAGCAGGGCTTCGACCCCACCACCCGGGCCCTGACCTGGAACGACCTTCAGCTCGTCGCCCGCACCGGCAAGTACGCCCCCGGCCAGAACTACGAGATCCCCGTGAGCACGTCCGGCCGCAGCGGCCGCCACGTCGTCTACACGATCTGGCAGGCGTCGCACATGGACCAGACGTACTTCCTGTGCAGTGACGTGAACTTCCGCTGATCCTCGCCGACCCCGGTGAGCCCTGTCCCCGCCGGCCCGCTCCCGCCCGGCGGGGACATATCGTGCCCACCATCCCCCTTCCGGCGTTTCCCGTGAAACACCGCCCGGCCCGCGCCAGGACACCTGCCAAGGCCCGGACCCCCGGCGGACCGCGGGCCCGGAGCGCCAGGAAGGGGAACGGTGGACGCGGTGCCTGCTCGGGAGGCTGACCGGGGGGCGGGCGGTCGCGGAACGGGGTCGCGCGCCGGCGCGGCACCGCACCGGGTGTACCGGAACACGCCCTCGTGGCGCGGCGCCGGCCGACGGAACGCCCGTGGGACGGTGGACACCGTCCCCGGTGGCGGCACGTCAGGAGAGACCCATGGAGCCCACGCCCC contains the following coding sequences:
- a CDS encoding lytic polysaccharide monooxygenase auxiliary activity family 9 protein, which gives rise to MLTAALLCLIPWSGTAVAHGSVVDPASRNYGCWLRWGSDFQNPAMAQQDPMCWQAWQDDPNAMWNWNGLYRNGSGGNFQAVVPNGQLCSGGRTESGRYDSLDAVGPWKTTDVGSNFTVKLHDQASHGADYILVYVTKQGFDPTTRALTWNDLQLVARTGKYAPGQNYEIPVSTSGRSGRHVVYTIWQASHMDQTYFLCSDVNFR